A genomic region of Parambassis ranga chromosome 7, fParRan2.1, whole genome shotgun sequence contains the following coding sequences:
- the rassf11 gene encoding ras association domain-containing protein 8, with amino-acid sequence MEVKVTVDDIPRVVCGVTSETTCQEVVLVLAQALGQPGRYTLREKFKEFERCMTHDERLLETLEKYGEQAKEVQLTLLRRGSSVSEEPSRAKVGRYQPCPPLRRKDAGARMRRSSGSLGLHRQSLPPLSCSKQEAEPKQEDLKRPKRKSLTLMEEARDWLDSLGKGKVYNTASEKESAKRTDKKIRASLDLSFVIDNPDRTSKGKVKGQKGVKSDLDHQTSCCMGNQTRAKEGKHCKKNPEANSGPCSSIHTETEDQKNKIREAIISQLVRLQDLQVQIAHVDKQIYELEENQRAKKAEQEAMERIAEEEWEQIQFWENELKAEEVYEKDLQCHFIKMRTKAVECKAKLEEYKVKIKQLDFFDPNTPVQTASNGEANTPTEVSAVTAKDENWQQSNRDGNVTGSAYRKFLPRNDFNPPHALVPPSQIKERRPTGPTELREWWTRWSEAQHAHSQSKKKVIHRSELTIYLGSTKV; translated from the exons ATGGAGGTGAAGGTGACTGTGGATGATATCCCACGTGTGGTGTGTGGGGTCACGTCAGAAACAACATGCCAAGAAGTGGTCCTAGTGTTGGCTCAAGCCCTGG gtCAACCTGGACGCTACACCTTAAGGGAGAAATTTAAAGAGTTTGAGAGGTGCATGACACATGATGAACGCCTTCTGGAGACACTGGAGAAGTATGGTGAGCAGGCCAAAGAGGTCCAGCTCACGCTTCTACGCAGAGGATCCTCTGTATCGGAGGAACCCAGCAGAGCAAAAGTCGGCCGTTATCAGCCCTGCCCACCACTGAGAAGGAAAGATGCAGGTGCTAGAATGCGACGGAGCAGTGGGTCACTAGGTTTGCACCGCCAGAGCTTGCCTCCACTGTCCTGCTCAAAACAAGAGGCTGAGCCGAAACAAGAGGACCTAAAAAGGCCTAAAAGAAAGTCCCTGACCCTTATGGAGGAGGCCAGAGACTGGCTGGACAGTCTAGGGAAAGGCAAGGTCTACAACACTGCCTCTGAGAAGGAAAGCGCCAAGAGGACAGACAAAAAGATCAGAGCCTCTCTGGACCTTTCTTTTGTCATTGATAACCCAGACCGAACAAGCAAAGGTAAAGTAAAAGGTCAGAAAGGTGTGAAGTCAGACTTGGACCATCAAACGTCATGCTGCATGGGAAATCAGACCAGGGCTAAAGAAGGCAAACATtgcaaaaaaaatccagagGCAAATTCTGGTCCATGCAGTTCAATCCACACTGAGACTGAAGATCAGAAAAATAAGATCAGAGAAGCCATAATATCTCAGCTCGTGCGTTTGCAGGATTTACAGGTCCAGATCGCACATGTAGACAAACAGATCTATGAGCTGGAGGAAAATCAGAGGGCCAAAAAGGCTGAGCAGGAAGCAATGGAGAGAATAGCTGAGGAAGAGTGGGAGCAGATACAGTTCTGGGAGAATGAACTGAAGGCAGAGGAAGTTTACGAGAAAGATTTGCAATGCCACTTTATAAAGATGAGAACGAAGGCTGTGGAGTGTAAGGCTAAACTGGAGGAGTACAAGGTGAAAATAAAGCAGCTTGATTTCTTTGATCCAAACACTCCAGTCCAGACTGCTTCAAACGGTGAAGCAAACACTCCCACAGAAGTCTCAGCTGTGACGGCCAAGGATGAAAACTGGCAACAATCTAATCGAGATGGGAACGTAACAGGAAGTGCTTACAGGAAGTTTCTGCCCAGGAACGACTTTAACCCACCACACGCTCTAGTTCCTCCCAGTCAGATAAAGGAACGGAGGCCCACGGGACCCACTGAGCTGAGGGAGTGGTGGACACGCTGGTCTGAAGCCCAACATGCTCATTCACAGTCTAAAAAAAAGGTGATCCACCGCTCTGAGCTCACTATATATCTGGGCAGTACCAAGGTTTAG